The following DNA comes from Hordeum vulgare subsp. vulgare chromosome 3H, MorexV3_pseudomolecules_assembly, whole genome shotgun sequence.
aagttttattagtaatcgaaacaaagcattcaacgcatactcctaggggaagggttggtaggtataaaccgtcgcgcgatcccgaccgccacacaaaggacgacaatcaaaatactaatcatgctcagacttaatcacatagcggttcaccatacgtgcatgctacgggaatcactaacttcaacacaagtatttctagatccacaaacaccatactaatataacttcaatattaccacaaccatatctcaaaactaattgagaggaatcaaacttctctaactattcaatgcacatgaaggtggaagttttcgtatccctttggataactaccccttttgagactactttcaaagcatagatcaactaccaagccacgcaacgctgtgctctaaaagatataagtgaagcacatagagctaaagtatctagctcataagatataagtgaagcacatgtgagctgaattgtctaccaaaggatataagtgaagctcgacaaaatcacggtgagtgcatgtatctctctctaggtgtgcagcaaggaatattgtgacacaacaaaaataaaagactcctacgatacaagacactccaagcaaaacacatatcatgtggttaataaaaatatagccccaagtaacgttaccgatggatcgaagacgaaagaggggatgccttcccggggcatccccaagcttaggcttttacggcatccttgaatctcttggggtgacttgggcatccccaagcttgagctcttgccactctttatctctttgtccataagaaattcacccaaaacttgaaaacttcacaacacgaaacttaaacagaaactcgtgataacattagtatgagaaagcaaaccaccacttccttaggtactgtagaaaacttaaattctacttatgctggtgttgggttactgtattttcaatattacatggctaataccctcatatactatccatagtttcatcaaaataagcaaccaacacaacaaaaacagaatctgttaacagcagaccagtctgtagcaatctgtatatgtcgtatacctctggtacttcaaaaattcttaaacattacgactgtctgaagaattttcctagcaatcagcagaaaaaagaatcaactcaaaacctcttatagaataaaaatgaaaattcttttcgtgagcagaaagtttctgtctttttccagcatgaccaaacgatcatccccaagactaatcataacggttttgcttggcacaaacgcaaaaagaaacactaaaaacacaatcataacagaattatgaaagtgtggaaaacacaaaacagaaagaaaaaggaaagacaaatttattcattgggttgcctcccaacaagcgctatcatttaacgcccttagctaggcattgatttcaatgatgctcacataaaaggtaaggattgaaacacaacgagagcatcatggagcaaatggctagcacatttgagtctaacccacttcctatgcatagggattttgtgatcaaacaatttattggagcaagaatcaactagcataagaaggcaaaacaagcatagcttcaaaaatttcaacatatggagaggaagcttgatactattgcaataagtagaagcatatgatcctctctcatagtaatttttagtagcatcatgaatgaattcaacaatataaccagcacctaaagctttcttttcatgatctacaagcatagaaattttactactctctacataaggaaatctattctcaagaatagtagtgggagtatcgtaaaagacttgagcactacaaattgtgtccacaatgaaaaaacaaggtttagcaaagggtttttcgaaagtatgacaagctttatcatccctcttattcaaagcataagtatcctcacaataatcatcatagatagggggcatgctttcatcaaaataattttgatcattcaaagtggaagaactaaaaagatcatcttcatcaaatatagcatccccaagcttgtggctttgcatatcattagcatcatgggtattcaaagaattcatgctaagaacattgcaatcatgctcatcattcacatattctatgctaagcattctatgtaattcttctttcagcacttgagcacaattttccttcccatcatgctcacgaaagacattgaaaagatggagaatATGAGGCATCCCCAATTCCAttattttgtagttttctagcgaaagaacaagaaacaaaaagattcgattgcaagatctaaagatataccttcaagcgctaacctccccggcaacggcgccagaaaagagcttcgttgacgggatgttagtgccgcttacctagcctccccgacaacggcgccagaaaagaatttgatgtctactacgcaaccttctccttgtagacgttgttgggcctccaagtgcagagggttgtaggactagcaattttccctcaagtgggtgacctaaggtttatcaatccgcgggaggcgtaggatgaagatggtctctctcaagcaaccctgcaaccaaataacaaagagtctcttatgtccccaacacacctaatacaatggtaagttgtataggtgcactagttcggcgaagagatggtgatacaagtgcaatatggatggtagatataggtttttgtaatctgaaattacaaaaacagcaaggtaacaaatggtaaaagtgagcacgaacggtattgcaatgcgtggaaacaaggcctagggttcatactttcactagtgaagttctctcaacaatgataatataattggatcatataactagccctcaacatgcaacaaagagtcactccaaagtcactaatagtggggaacaaacgaagagattattgtcaggtacgaaaccaccacaccgttattctttctgatcgatccatcatagagttcgtactagaataacaccttaagatacatatcaaccaagaccctaatgtcacctagatactccattgtcacctcaagtatccgtgggcatgattatacgatatgcatcacacaatctcagaatcatctattcaaccaacacatagaacttcaaagagtgccccaaagtttctacgagagagtcaaaacgtgtgccaacccctgtgcataggttcccaatgtcacgaccccgcaagttgatcaccaaaacatacatcgagtactcacatgaatccacgtgtaccaacccatatgcataggttcccaattgtcacaaacccgcaagttgatcacaacagatagacacgtgcaagacatacatcaagtgttctcaagactcaattcgataagataactccaaaggggaaacccaattcattacaagaggggagagggggaataacatcataagatccaactatagtagcaaagcccacggtacatcgagatcaagacatctcaagaacacgagagagagatatcaaacacatagctactggtacataccctcagccccgagggagaactactccctcctcgtcatggagatcgccaggatgatgaagatggccaccggagatgaattccccctccggcagggtgccggaacgggctccagattggtttttggtggctacagaggcttgcggcggcggaactcctgatctaggtttcttttggggggtttctgaatttataagaatttatggtggtagaattacgtcggttgggcccacgaggaggtcacaagcctgtgcgccaccaccggggggggggggtgtgtgagggcttgtgactccctcgtggcccatttggccttctcccaaagctttgggggtctcttttggtccaaaaaaatcatcgtacagtttcattccatttggactccgtctgaaaatgggccaaaaacacgaaaaaaaacagaaactggcacttggcactgagttaataggttagtcccataaaagatataaaatagcatattcatgcatataaaacatccaaagttgacaagataatagcatggaaccatcaaaaattatagatacgttggagacgtatcaatcttcatccatgtccttcttggacatcatcatgttctccttctcttccaccatgagttcTTTCCATGCCTTTGCTTCTTTGACcttgatcatcctctcctccaagtcgGCCTTGCGCTTGGCATCTTCACGCcttgcttcaacttgtgcaagcttgacctctttcttcttctcggtgATAAGAAGCTTCGTCTCCAATGTCTTCCTTGTCAATTCCTCTCTTGCCTTCATCATTTGTTCCATCTTCACCCTTTGCTTTCCCTTCTTGGTTCCCTCGGGCTTTCCCaagttcctctcctcctcctcatcttcactatcatccatcctaagcattgccgacttcttgggtgcggtctcttgatccctcaacttccacttgtcaAAGGTTTGAAGAATTGCCCCAAGCATGCTTAAATGGGAATGGCTTGCCCTTGGAAGCGGCCATCTCCTTGTACCTCATGCCGGCAATTGTCTCCTATCAACCACACATAATCACATAAGAACCCACCAATAGCATAGTACACACACATAATCAAAATAGTGAAGAGATATGTACTCACATAGTCACTCTCCATGGTTCCACTAGGTGGTGCATCCCTCACTTGGTCCATGGCCGCACTCCAACGAGCACAAGCGGGCTTCATCAACTCCCACCGGCCTTGAAGCGACCGGTAACTGCGAGAGATGAACCCACTATTCTTCGGCTTGATCCTACAATAGTTGTCCTCGATCCTGTGCCAATACCGTTTACCGATTTGATCGGTGCCGGTGGTTGCATTCATCCCCACAGATGCCCAAGCACGAACCAAGAGGATATCTTCCGCTTCGGTGTAGTTTGTCGACCGCGCGtgtgggcgggaagcggcggtgaatgcctcctcccctatctcggccacctcctcctcgtcatccccttcatcctcctcatcttcctccaagtCGTCACCAACACtaaagggttctagaggcggagcctcgaggtccacctccgcgtcttggaggaggtccatgaacgaggatggggttgccatttcctcgaacacctcgtgcgcggcgggaggaggttcggcgacggcggcgggcggGGCCGTGGGCTTCTTCCGCGCCGCGACCTTCTTCCGCTTCGGGGACGCGCCGACGACCTTGGAGGAAGCCCCTCGCGGCCCACGGGAGGACACCTTCGGCCGACTCTTCTTGGGGGCGggcgcggcggggggggggggggggacggtgGCCCGGGGCGGGAGCCGGGGAGGCGGCACGAGGCGGTGCGAGgcccgcccgccgccgcttgGCCTCGACTTGGGTCGCCGCCACCACGTCGGCCACGGTCGACTGTAGgccgggggcgggggggggggggacggtgGCCGGGGAGGCGGCACGAGGCGGTGCGAGgcccgcccgccgccgcttgGCCCCGACTTGGGTCGCCGCCACCACGTCGGCCACGGTCGGCTGTAGgccgggggcgggggggggggggggggcgggcgcggcggcggcggggaagcctccatggcggcgaggcGGCGGGAGGAGCTGGGGAGGCGGGGGGAATTCCCTCCCGCGCGATCTAGGAagaggagtgcgggttggggggagtttttcctcccaaccctcatttctacaggctgggaaggcgtttcagggttggacctctaattttttttacAGGTTTAcgagtttaagggttctagtctacgccgtttttttcgacgaaaactgtaaaaaaaaacggttatttttaagggttcgacggttctactagagatgctctaaataCCCCTTTGATGCCGGTTGAGTAGCTAGTTGTTGCTGTTTTTTCTGTCTTTTTTTCCTTCGTTCACTCTCCTTTGATGCTTCAATTGTACTCCGTCTGATAAATAAATTTGGTAGACCACTACCAACATTCGAAAGAAAAGTCGGTCGACTGGGCCGGAATAGAAGGCGTGCAGAGCTGCGGCCCTGCTGCGCGACCCCAGCCTAGGTCGAGTACCGGCGACCCCACGTGTCTCGTCGCCGTCGAGGGCCGGGGCAAGTGCTCGCCCAGCAAGAGCAGGGACTGTCCCGGAGAGCACCCCTCGCGCTCCCCACCCCCAGCGACCCAGCTTCCTCTCGATCCCCCGTTCCTCCGCAGCTGTCCACCTATCCGCGGTAACATCCTGCGCTGATCGAGTTCAAGTTTCCCCGATTTGCATCGCTAGATTGCATCCACCGCTTGTACGCCGCGGTGTTTTGGTTGCTCACGAATTTTGGCTCCTGGCAGCTGTTTACAGGGTTCTTCCGCGGGGCCTTCCGCGCGAGAAAGCTTACCATCCGCTGCTGGTCAGCGATGTCGATGCAGATGGATGTTGACGGGCAACCGAGTGAAGCGCAAGAAGCGGTGCTGGTATTTCGTCCATTATAAAACCCAAGTGTATTTTTAGAACAAGTACTTGTTACCATTTGAGTTGAGGGAAGGGACTCAACGAGATGGTACCCCCTTTCCTTTATACTCCCTcttttcacaaatataagatgttctaacttttttctgtaccggatgtatatagacacgttTTATCGTGTGTTTGCTCACTCATTTCAGTCCGTATGTAGTCCAgattgaaatatccaaaacatcttatatttgtgaacggagggagtagttctctagCGATTATTCCGTGGATGATCTTTTCGCATTTGCTATATGCAACGATAGTGCTCATATGCTTACGTAGCTCTTCTCATATAGTATGGAAATGTGTCATTTTAGTTTGTTGGCTATGACATGTGAAAGCACTCCCTGCATGAGGGTGATGAACATTCTGAATCCTGGGAATTGTTCCCCATTTCTGAGCTGGAAATGGTTATCGAGATACGAGAACGAAGAATCCACACTAATTTTGACAGCTGGGTAGACAAATAACGTATAACCAGTTGGTAGTTATACATGTTTACCTTTATAGGGAGGGGCTATCTCTTCTTTTGTACATCTAGTTCTTGTTTCCTAACATATTATAATTATGTTTCTTGCTTTGATCATCCATCCAAACTGTTTTTTTTTGCAGGAAAGTTATACATCCGAGAACGAAATATGTGGCATTTGTAGAGATATTGTCATCGATAGAGGAGTTTTGGATGGTTGCCAACACTGGTATGACTCAATCACGGATTTATGGCTATCCTGCATTTTTAAATTTGTTCCATCACTTCCCTAACATTTGTGCATAACTGCATATTTACCATTAAGGTCTTGAGGGTCAATATTGTGCAGCTAGGGAACTTATTAGGTAACAATCTTATTTTTAGTTTTGTGTAAATATGTTGGCTAAACCTGTGTAGTGTCAATGCATATAGGTGTTATGCACTGTCCAAGTCATCCTCATTTGATAATTTTGTATTCTAGTCCACCTTGCTTATTAATTCAAATGCTTTCCCTTACCCATTCCATTTTAAGTTCAAGTTCTTTAAGCCCAAGTTTTAATTTGACATTACCATTGTTGACTAGATTCTTAGTCTCATATGTTCTATCTAGTACTGCTCACTCAACACCTTCAGAATTGATTTCTGTATATAAGGAAGTTTAAAAAATATGTTTTGTAGTCACATAAGCAACGATATTGTATCAATGTCCACAGAGTGCTACATGATTTGTTTAAAGCTCTAATGTGATAATTAAATAACTTTATTTCACATAACAGGTTTTGCTATACATGCATAGACAACTGGTCTGCCATCACGAATCGATGCCCCCTCTGCAAAATTGAGTTTCAGCATATAACATCCACTCCTGTAAGTAAAACATATCTCAGTGCTGGCAATCTTGGAAAAATAAATACTAACACCACATGGAAATTCATGGAATTCTTTTGGCTCAGTGCCTCAATAGGTAGAACTGCATTGGAATGTAATTTTTTATTTGTATTGAAGGTATATGATAGTACTGGTACTGGAGATAGTATTGAAGTTGAAGACGATTACCCTTTAACAAGGTAAGGTCACATGGTCATGTACCATCAGTTTGAACATATCTTGGTTCAGTTTTGTTGTTGTTTACTCTCTAGTTCCCCTGTCACGTCATAAGTTAGATTCTTGATTTCTTGCTGCCATATTTTTGGGGCTTTTCATCCTGTAAGTTGTGTAGCCATTATCAGCTTTGGTAGAGGGTAGAGCGATACTCTTATTTATTAAATCATAGGCTCATAGCGCCATTGAAAGCCCTTCCTTTGGTTCCTTTGGTCGGGTATACTAACCATAAGCTTGCAACTGGTCACCTGATCATATGGTGTACTTTTATATGCTTGTCTGTAATAGTTTATTTGCCTGTGAATTTATGCCATATCGTTTGGTCCATGAATATCTCGATTGTGAATTTCTTCTTTTAAGCTGCATTTAATTTAATTTACTTTGTTTTGAACCAATGTGCAGCAAATAAAATAAAGGCCATGCTCATTATTTCTCCTATTTATCTTTGTTATTGTGCAGTGGTGATGATGATTGGTATGAGCCAGGCGAAAGCAACCCACTTTCTTTCCCTTCGTACTATATAGATGCAGAAGTAACAACATTATATATCACTCATCATTTAATTTTCAAATCATTAAAACCACCATATTCACTATCTCCTGAAGTTGATCTGTGGCTTGCTATTATTTCCCCATTTCCAGGCTGTAGTCTGTTTGGATGGTGGTGATTGCATAATTCGGAGTGGACTCGTGGCATCTGAGGATTATTCAGCTTTAGATACATCAATTGCTTGTGATTCCTGTGATCTATGGTATATAACTGTATTATTATCCTATATGTCCATTATTAGTTGAGACTCGGTAACCAGTTCTGTTTTCTAATTACTTTGATCCTTAAGCCAGGTATCATGCCATATGTGTGGGCTTTAATCCTGAAATTACATCCGAAGATTCGTGGTTGTGCCCAAGGTACTTTTACACTTTGGTACTTTctgactcttctctttgtgcaCTCTGTGCTGGTAGGAGTATCTGTATTTTGCTCTGGGTTTGTGATAAGGAAGTTATCAATTGCATTTGCATCCTGTAGATGTGTATCTACTGAGGTGGAAAACAAGTCAGATGTTGCCCTGAAGCAAAATATCAGTGGGGATTCTGATAGAACATCTACCGATGCATCATTTTCTGGGAGGGTGTCAGTATCTGTTGCAGATGATGGTGAAACTGCCCTTGTTGTCTCAATGGTTGCTGTAAATTCTGAAAGTAAGGATGATCTATTAGAAGGTTCACTAGGCTCgaagacagcccaagaagcattTTATTGCAATTCACTTCCAAGTTATTCCAAAGATGATTTATCAAGTGAAGCTGTTGCAAATGCCTGTATCCCGAGGAACAAAGATAGTTCTTGTAAACCACACAATAAATCTTCTGAAATTAATCTTGCCTGCTTGGTTTCGTCTGAACCAACACAAAGATCGTCAGATCATTCGCCAATACGTGAGTCAGCATGTATCCCGTTTAGCTCAGAGCATGGTAACATTTCAAATGAACAATCAGATGGACTACAACATGGGCCATCTTATTCATCATTATGTAGAAGTATGGAGGCTGAAACTACTGGGGAGGAGGCTGCGTTGCCTAGAAACAGCAATGAAAAATCTCCTGTCATCAAATCTGCCCAACTTTCTTCAGCAGGTATGTTGGTAGTTTTCTTATACCAGCACAATAATTGAAGGCCTCATACTTCTAGGTTATGAGAGATTAGTACATTTCAATACATGCCAACTTGTCATTTAGTCATCATATTTGAATATTTCAGTAGACAATCTGCTGTGTTAGTTGCATCTTTAGAAGTTTGTTGATCTTTTTGGTAGAAGTTTGTTAATCTCATAGTGGAAAAAAAAGAAATTATTACAATACTATAGACAATGTATATTTGATAGCTTAGTTTACATAGACATGATGCACCTTTTATTACAATTGTTTCTGGCCTGATCTTGTTCGATTATATTGCATTCTTTTCTTTTCAAGGGGTCATGTGGTCATCATATTATGCATCGAACATAACATGCTCCCATTTTATGAATGCAGCTAGCATGTCTGCAACATCGTCTGGCATTGATATGATCAACACAGATGCAGTTCGTAAGAGGAAAGACGACAAGAACACGCAGTTACCACCCATGTAAGAATCTTTTGCTTTACACACCCACTTGCAAGAACTGTTGGTTCTCACTCACATGAGAGTTGCATAGATCTACACAATTTCATTTTAGTATCGTTTTTTTTTCTCCAGGCAGGATCGACATAATATCAGTGATATGGAATTACAAAGTGAAATTAGCCATCCTGCGAAGAAAGCAAGACTGGAAGTGCAAGATCAGGAAATGCATCTCATTGCAAACTCGGGTGTTTCTTCATCAGACTGCCACGCTACTTCGATTGCAACCAATTTTATTGCCAGTGATACATCAAAAATCGTCACACAGAACAAATATGTCCCTGATATAATGAGCATAGTTGAAGGAGAGAGCTACATGAGGGATCCTGGCAGGGAGCTGGCGAAGCCTGTAGGGAGAAGAGCAGGAGATAAGCCTGGTCTTAGAATGAAGAAGATTTTACACAAGGACGGAAAAGAATCAACTGCAGTAGTTCAGAAGCTACAACAAGAGATAAGGGAAGTAGTAAGAGATAATGGTATTAGTATACTTGAGAAGGATAACGCTTTTGACGAAAAACTTTTGACCGCATTCCGTGCAGCAATTGGGAAGTCCATGGATGGACCAGACAAAAGAACCAACCTTTCGCTTGCAAGGAAGTCGGTGCTTCAAAAGGGGAAGATACGTGAGAATCTGATCAAGAAGTTGTATGCATCATCCACAGGAAGGAGCCGAAGTGCATGGCACCGCGACAGGGAAGTTGACTTCTGGAAACATCGTTGCTCCCCAGGGATAAATCCTGAAAAAATTGAGACACTGCAATCAGTACTTCAGTTACTCAAGAAATCCTCAGATACTGGCACGCGCAAAGAAACTGCTGAAGAGAAGAAAGCCTTTTTGTCCAGGTTATATCTGGCTGATGCATCAGTTGTTCCCAGGAAGGGTGATATAAAACCTCTGTCTGCCCTTGAAGGGTGCCCCCCATTCGATAAAAATAGCCAAATCAAAGGTGACGACAGTAAATCAACAAACAAACCTTCACCAGTGACTCAGACAATCAAAATCAATTCGCCCAACAGCACCGGAAAAGTATTGAGTTCTTCGACCCTGAGTAAAGAAGCATCGAGTAGAAGAGAAAACAAAAATGGCCAGGCATCACAGAATAAACCAAATCAGTCTGCTGGTGATATCAAACTTGACAAAAGAAAATGGGCCCTTGAGATCCTGGCAAGgaaaaatgccagctctattgctAGCAAAGATCAAACAGAAGGCACTGACGATCTCAGCACGAACTACCCTTTATTAGTACGTGTTACCTTATAAAATAATAATTTAAAAGTTCATTGACTACCACTCTAGAAACACTAACTCGTTTGGTTTTCTTAGGCAAAACTTCCCGTGGATATGAGGCCACAGCTCACAGCTGGCCGTCATAATAAAGTTCCTATGTCAGTTAGACAGGTAATCGTTAAGGGAGTCCTTTATTGTGCTTACACATTGCCAGCTTCATTATTTGCTCCTACTTTGTTCCATTTCAACTAAATTCCAATTATAAATTGCAAGTGCACCTGTATTTTTCTTGTTGAATGGTCAAATTATCAACCAAACTTATGTATCTCAGGCACAACTTTACCGCATCTCCGAGCATTATCTGCAGAGAGCAAATTTGGATGTTATTCGGAGATGTGCAGATACTGAATTGGCTATTGCCGATGCTATCAATGTAGAAAAT
Coding sequences within:
- the LOC123444296 gene encoding uncharacterized protein At4g10930 isoform X4; translated protein: MSMQMDVDGQPSEAQEAESYTSENEICGICRDIVIDRGVLDGCQHWFCYTCIDNWSAITNRCPLCKIEFQHITSTPVYDSTGTGDSIEVEDDYPLTSGDDDWYEPGESNPLSFPSYYIDAEAVVCLDGGDCIIRSGLVASEDYSALDTSIACDSCDLWYHAICVGFNPEITSEDSWLCPRCVSTEVENKSDVALKQNISGDSDRTSTDASFSGRVSVSVADDGETALVVSMVAVNSESKDDLLEGSLGSKTAQEAFYCNSLPSYSKDDLSSEAVANACIPRNKDSSCKPHNKSSEINLACLVSSEPTQRSSDHSPIRESACIPFSSEHGNISNEQSDGLQHGPSYSSLCRSMEAETTGEEAALPRNSNEKSPVIKSAQLSSAASMSATSSGIDMINTDAVRKRKDDKNTQLPPMQDRHNISDMELQSEISHPAKKARLEVQDQEMHLIANSGVSSSDCHATSIATNFIASDTSKIVTQNKYVPDIMSIVEGESYMRDPGRELAKPVGRRAGDKPGLRMKKILHKDGKESTAVVQKLQQEIREVVRDNGISILEKDNAFDEKLLTAFRAAIGKSMDGPDKRTNLSLARKSVLQKGKIRENLIKKLYASSTGRSRSAWHRDREVDFWKHRCSPGINPEKIETLQSVLQLLKKSSDTGTRKETAEEKKAFLSRLYLADASVVPRKGDIKPLSALEGCPPFDKNSQIKGDDSKSTNKPSPVTQTIKINSPNSTGKVLSSSTLSKEASSRRENKNGQASQNKPNQSAGDIKLDKRKWALEILARKNASSIASKDQTEGTDDLSTNYPLLAKLPVDMRPQLTAGRHNKVPMSVRQAQLYRISEHYLQRANLDVIRRCADTELAIADAINVENDIYGKSSSKSVYVNLCSQATRQSAKAKPENDASVLTEKAEVSSDLISQHVTTESTYSASSNVEEDLDRAGLLDIPATAGQTDKSELGGVPEQNASENAVCFNSVEEALKRAGLFDSPPNSPERKSTTAEGNSRTVSGSPISPRQKYINAEDTSLVNLDSEPSISLQSTSDSRVRDAPHLKDDDSSKQVLYDTNCQNLDTTTSCQQPKCNSEEGQKLIHGGETTNATSNETLPVNLAEADKCNLQCEKTSQTEKETVADMPDEGTGHVENSKEVDITVSDLHNQSSHRNNVPKEGEGISQAMKLEPGKEKSSSGNEELNRKHSKADKSSTHPAESVDSLKKPAPDPGNNSASDSSSSIHKKVEMFVKENIRPLCKSGVITVEQYRWAVAKTAEKVMKHHSEAKNANFLIKEGDKVKKLALQYVEAAQQKIS
- the LOC123444296 gene encoding uncharacterized protein At4g10930 isoform X3; protein product: MSMQMDVDGQPSEAQEAVLESYTSENEICGICRDIVIDRGVLDGCQHWFCYTCIDNWSAITNRCPLCKIEFQHITSTPVYDSTGTGDSIEVEDDYPLTSGDDDWYEPGESNPLSFPSYYIDAEAVVCLDGGDCIIRSGLVASEDYSALDTSIACDSCDLWYHAICVGFNPEITSEDSWLCPRCVSTEVENKSDVALKQNISGDSDRTSTDASFSGRVSVSVADDGETALVVSMVAVNSESKDDLLEGSLGSKTAQEAFYCNSLPSYSKDDLSSEAVANACIPRNKDSSCKPHNKSSEINLACLVSSEPTQRSSDHSPIRESACIPFSSEHGNISNEQSDGLQHGPSYSSLCRSMEAETTGEEAALPRNSNEKSPVIKSAQLSSAASMSATSSGIDMINTDAVRKRKDDKNTQLPPMQDRHNISDMELQSEISHPAKKARLEVQDQEMHLIANSGVSSSDCHATSIATNFIASDTSKIVTQNKYVPDIMSIVEGESYMRDPGRELAKPVGRRAGDKPGLRMKKILHKDGKESTAVVQKLQQEIREVVRDNGISILEKDNAFDEKLLTAFRAAIGKSMDGPDKRTNLSLARKSVLQKGKIRENLIKKLYASSTGRSRSAWHRDREVDFWKHRCSPGINPEKIETLQSVLQLLKKSSDTGTRKETAEEKKAFLSRLYLADASVVPRKGDIKPLSALEGCPPFDKNSQIKGDDSKSTNKPSPVTQTIKINSPNSTGKVLSSSTLSKEASSRRENKNGQASQNKPNQSAGDIKLDKRKWALEILARKNASSIASKDQTEGTDDLSTNYPLLAKLPVDMRPQLTAGRHNKVPMSVRQAQLYRISEHYLQRANLDVIRRCADTELAIADAINVENDIYGKSSSKSVYVNLCSQATRQSAKAKPENDASVLTEKAEVSSDLISQHVTTESTYSASSNVEEDLDRAGLLDIPATAGQTDKSELGGVPEQNASENAVCFNSVEEALKRAGLFDSPPNSPERKSTTAEGNSRTVSGSPISPRQKYINAEDTSLVNLDSEPSISLQSTSDSRVRDAPHLKDDDSSKQVLYDTNCQNLDTTTSCQQPKCNSEEGQKLIHGGETTNATSNETLPVNLAEADKCNLQCEKTSQTEKETVADMPDEGTGHVENSKEVDITVSDLHNQSSHRNNVPKEGEGISQAMKLEPGKEKSSSGNEELNRKHSKADKSSTHPAESVDSLKKPAPDPGNNSASDSSSSIHKKVEMFVKENIRPLCKSGVITVEQYRWAVAKTAEKVMKHHSEAKNANFLIKEGDKVKKLALQYVEAAQQKIS